One Synechocystis sp. LKSZ1 genomic window, CCAATCAGAGAGCCAATTGTAACCACACTGCCAAACAATTTAAAGAGATAAATTTGAAATAAGGACTGAAGATTGTCATTTAACGTGGCCATACTACCGACGATAAATAAGACGATTAGAGGGGTGAAGAGACGACTTTGATAAGCGCGAATAATTCTCACTGGGAAAAGATTGTAGAGAGCCATCATCCCCAAACGATAAATAACGTAAACTATCATTAAACGGAAGGCTCTAATCACTAAACCATCCGTCCATTCTAAGGAATAAAAGAGGAGACGGCCTAATCCCAATAGTCCTAAACCAAGTAGGGGAAAATCTAAGGATTGAATGAAAAACGCTCGGTATTCTCGCCAGGAAAGTCGTTTATCTCCTAGGGAAAAATTAGTAAAATTTGGGAATTTATGCTGGAGCCAATGCCACAAAAATTTGGAGAAAAACCAGGCAAAAATTAAGGAAGAAAAAATCACTATCCACTGATGTTGTACCTCTGGACGACGCAGAAAAATGCCTTGTCGCAGGAAAAGGTCTGATAGGGTGGGAATTTGAGTTTCCATTGGTAAAAATAGAGAATCTAATGGGTTGGGGAAGAGCTAGTGGGTTTCATGGTAAGTCCTAGTTGGCGGTTAATTAATTCAGTCAGTTCTTGGGCTGCTTGCTCAGTCGAAATTTCGCCTGCGATCGCCGACTGATAGAGTGATTCTGCCACATCAAAACTGGGAAGAATTTTCGCTAAATTATCGAGGCGAATGGCAACGGCTGTCTTGGCTTGCTCTAGTAAAACGGATTCAATCGGTAAAAAGGCTTGATCCATTAACACTTGGCGATTGGTAGGAATAAGACTTTCGGTTTGAACAATACCTTGAAGTTGATGTTCGGGATTCGTTAAAAATTTGCCGAGGGCAATCGCCAAAGCACTTTCATTGTCCGACGTGCTCCGATTAATCATCAAGGTTTCTGTATAAAGAAAAGGAGTTGCTTTAAAGGGTTTGTTTCCAGGTAACAGTGCCACTTTTAGATTCTCTTTTAAGATTTTTTTAAAGGTAGCAATTTCAGAGGAATTGCAGACATAATAGGTTAAAAATCCCTTAAGAAATGCTTTGTCCAGGATTTTATGATCCGTTCTCAGTATCACAAAATTTCGTTGCGTAACTGCTTGTTTGAGCCAGGTTAACCATTTGCTCCAGGCGGCTAAACTAATTTCTATTTGACCCTGATCATTGACCAAGTAGCCACCAAAATTACCGATTCCCCAAAAGGTATCTTCAAAGTTAGAAACCATGCCAATGGAATAGCCTTTTTTTGCTCTTTCTATTAATTCATCTAGGGTTTTTGGTGGTTGACTGAGGCTAGAATTATCACTGTTTTGTAATTTTGCCTGGTTATAGCATAGCACTTGAGTACTGGATTTTAAAGGGATACCATAGAGTTTATCTTGATAACGAATTTGTTGGATATTGGCAGGGAAATAGCGATTTAGATCCATCTCGGCAGGGGCGATCGCCCGAAGACGCTTACTTTCAATTAAGGCTGGTAAGTTGCGGTTCAATTCGATCAAGGCACTAGCACCAAATCCCTTTTGAGATTGCCCAATAAACTTCGAGATAATTTGCTCTTTAGGAAGGTGAATACTTTGGATTTTAACATTAGGGTTAAGTTGTTCAAATTCTTGAAAACTATCATTAATTAATTTGGCCGCCTCAGGCTCTAAAGAATGCCAGATCAATAAATTACCTTGAAGTTGATTACCCGTTAGAGGAACTTCCTCATTACTACAAGCTGTAATACAAGTCAAAGAAAAAACAAGCAGTAAAAGTAAATATCTCCATGTTAGCCATTTTTTAAAAGAAAATTCTGTCTTTAATTGCTTTTTAGCTATGGCCAAAATATCTCTCACTGGCGTTAACAGAGCAAACATTTTGACAATCCTTTTTCTTGAAAATCAGAAATCGTACAGGGCAACAAGTTATTAAACAAGGAGGAAAAGTAATTACCATTTTTTACCAAGTCCTACTTTTTGACAAAGATCAAGGATTTTCCTGCTTGAATTTTTTAATGGCATCAATTAACTTTTGCACAGAAGCCTGACTAATAAAATCCAACTTAAACTGTTCACCCTGGCTCAAATATTCCGCATAAGCAGATTGTAAATAGGGACGAAATTTTTCATTTTGATTAATATAAACTTCAAAAAAAGAAATCTCAATAGCCGCCGTGTAATCAGTGATTAAATTCTGACTGGGTAAAGTTAATTGGGTCACAGTTTCAATGCTTTTACTCAGACCTGCATCCAATTCCGAAAAGTTAACGTGGGCTTGCCCTTCGACCATGGCCCAATATTTTTTGGGGCTTCCCAACCAGGTAAAAGAGGCGGCTTGTTCTAAGGCAGGCGGAGCGGCAGGATCATAGCTTCCTGAACCCAACATGATAGGAATGGTAATTTTACTTAGTCCCTTGGGGCCAAAAATGCCGCGATTGACAGGATTGGCCGCAAACACCGCTTTAACTCGATTATCTCGAAAGTTATAGGTTTGTCGGGGTAAATCTAAGGCACGACATTCTAGTAAAAGAGCAATGTTAACACCACCATAAAGTTGATCGCATTCCTGTTTAAGATAGTCAAAATCAATTTCTGCACCGGCGATCGCTAGGGCCGTATACCCCCCGAAGGAATGGCCGCCCATGCCCACATTTTGCAAATCTAACCTATTTTGAAACTCAGCAGCATTACGCCGTTCTAGCTCATCAATGACAAAGCTAATATCTTTAGGACGGTTAATAAAATCATTGAGATCAAAAGCGTCCCGATGGTAGCCTTCCAGCACTTCCTTGGCCCAAATACTATCACTACCAGGATGTTGGGGAGCCGCCACCAAAAAACCGTAGGACGCTAAACGCTCTAAAGCTTGGCCATAATCTTCAGGACGGGAGGCTAACCCATGGGAAAAAACCACCACCGGCCTTTTTCCGTCAGTGGATTGGGGAATATAAACATCCACATAAAAGGAGCGATCGCGGCTTTTATCAGTTAAATTCCAAACTTGTTTAGTAACTTTATAGGGGCCAACCTGACGCAGATCCGTTAACTGGGAATAGTCCACAGGGCGATCGGTGGCAGCTTCCTGGGCAGTCAACTGACGAAGTTCACTAATCAGAGTTTCCGTTGCTAGGATAAATTTATTAGCCTCCTGAGCAAAACCCAACAATAGTTCTCCCTGGAACTGCATGTTAGTCGGCAATTTTTTTAGGACATTGATCAAGGTAAAACCTTGAGGATCAAAAGCCGCTTGAACCAAAGCAGCTCTAAGAGCAGACTTCCCATTACTGCCTCCCTGAATTGTAATACCTCTACCTAGACGAGTGAGAATATCTTCACCAATACTAGTATTGAAAAAACGAGATACAACTACTGGCGATAAATCAATCTTTTTAGTCAGGGCCTCTCGAAAGGCAGCTTTTTGTTCGGGTGTTGTAAACTGAAGATAAAATTCGAGATTTTTATTGATCTTTCCTTCTTTGGCAAACAATTCCAATGAACTAATCTCAACGGAAAAGTTCAGGGGATTATAGATAAAAAATAGCTTTTCAGCAGCCTGCACTGGCATTACTGTTAAACAAGTAGCTCCGATTGCTAACAAAAAGGAGCTTATTTTCCCTATTGGATACCGTAAATCATGAGCTTTAAGCATTTGGAGTGGCTAATGGATGACTAAATTTATTTAAGTTGTACGATGGTCGAGATAAATGTACAGAGGGAAATACACCAAAACTAAAAATGAAAGCTAGCAGAAAGAAAGGGGCCATTAAAACTTTCGGAAAAGCCAAAGGCATTACTACCACTGCCGTTCTGATAATTGATTTCATAGAAACGATATCCTAGTTGCAGGGAGATATTTTCCCGCACCCAATAATCCATACCAAAGAGTAGATTCCAACTATAGTCAGTGTCTCCTGCAAGGCCAAAGCCTGAGTAATCTCCCCGTAACCAGAGGGAAATGGGATCGGAAAGTTGAATCCCCACCTTTGCGCCGAGCAAAGGCTCAAACCATAGCTTACTCGCTTGATAGGTATTTTGGGCCGTCCCTTCAAGATTGACCAGCGTGCTCGAAATTTGATAATTGATGGTGTTTTCTAGACTTAAATTGAGACTATTGAGCCGAGTGCCAACAATAGGTTGAAACCAGATTCTCGGGAAGCTTTGGCCCGATGGCTCCTTTGGCAAGCTGATCGGCGGTGTGTCACCAAAATTATAGGTAAGCGCAAAATCATAAATACCCTGATTAAACGTGAGGCTACTACTAATATCATTGGCAACCTGTTGCGGGTCTCGATTCTCGACAAAATCTTGAATCGTTTCTAGTTTTTCAAGTTTCTGATTCACCTGAGCTTGGGTTTCCTCCAAGGCCCCTTGCAGTTGTTTTAAGGGTTCACTATCTTGGATTTGGCGTAGTTCATCTATTTTTTGTCGAGTTTCTGTCAGGGTTGCTTGGAGCGCTTGGAGATTTTGTCGTACTTGATCTAGGCTCGGTGGCTGACCAATTCGCTCAATTTTATCCTGGATATCTTGAAGCTTATCCTGGTTTTTAGCAATGGCACTATTAATCGCAATGGCCGCTTTTACTTTTTGATCTGCATCGAGTTCAAACCCCGCTTCCCGAAAATTTTTAAGGTCTTCTACTTTTGCTGTCAACGTTTCTAAGCGCTGTTCTTTTTGGGCAAAATCGTCCTTGGCTTGATCAATGCGGCCCGCTAAATTCCCGAGAGCGTCCCTATCCTGCCCAAGCGTTTCCTTCAGCGTTTTAAGATTATTTGTCAGCGTCGCTAACTTGGTCTGGATCTCGGTTGCTTTAAGCTCCTTGGTCTCTCTGAACGTTTGAACCTGCTGATCGAATTGATCGGCAAATGCTCCTAGGTTCGTGTTAATTCCCCGGCTTAAAAGATAGTCCACCGTATTAAAGACACTCGGCGTGCGCGTATTGACCCGTTGAATGCTATTGACAGCCCCTAAGTTGGCATAATAGCCATCAATAATGAAACCCCAATTTCCTTTCCAAGCTTCCACTCGACCACTAGCCGTAAATTTTAGAGATTGCAACAGAGAGCCCAGACCCAGGCTATAGTTCACCGTTCGACCTCTAACCGTCGCACTGCCGTAGGTACTTACAGGCACCGTAACATAGGGCTGAAAGGTAAACCGCCAGCGATTATCATCTTGAATTGGTGAGGACTGACTCAACTCAGGAGACGCGGGGGCCGGTGCCGGCGGGGGTAAAAATTTCTGAGAAATTAGGGTATTTGGTGTTGTAGATAGAATTTCTAAATCCGAGGCGCAGGAACTCGTCGGAGCGGGCAAGGGTTGATCTTCTTCCAAACTGGATTCGGTCGGTGCAATCGCATTTAATTTCGGGATAGCCCTATTGCAGGAACTAACTAATTTTTCTGCTGTGGTTATTGAAGATAGTTGAACAGGGTTAGCCAGTACTTTTTGTGCCAATATTCCAGATGCGCCAATTAAAAATCCTTGGATGATTAATGTTAATGTGATGGATTTTTTTTTATTTTTAGACACGGTGATCATTCCTATGAGTTTTTTTAAATGCAATCCATTTAACCAGGGGCTACGCATCTAATTTGTAAAAAGCAGATTAGACAAGGGTTTGAGAAGTTACTTGAGTTTTTCAGTAAATCCCAGAACCATTGCCAGATATGGGTTTGATAATTTAAATGCGTTTACCCTGTCCATTTAACCTGCGTTCGAGGATTAGTGACTGGTAATGCCGTCCATAATTTTTTCCATTACCTGGTCAACCGTAAAGCTGGCAGCTTTTTGGCGCGGAGGAAACTCCTCAAAAGTTGAAATAAATTGAGCAACCAACGGTTGAGCCGCTAATACCAAAGGAATGTGATCAAACATCCAATCCCAATAGGTATTCGAGGTAATATCGGCACGTTCATAGGGATCGGTGCGGAGATTGAACAGTTTTGGCACGCGCAATACGACAAAAGGTTCAGCCCAAATTTGACAAGTACCTTGTACTCGTTGTTCCATGAAAACGGTTTTCCAATGATCATAACGTAGGGCCATTAAGTTGCCATCATCACTAAAGTAGAAATATTCTAAGCGTGGGCTTTTTTCAACTTCTCCTTTCAGGTAAGGAACAAGGTTATAGCCATCAAGATGTACCTTGAAAGTTTTATTCCCTGCCTGATGACCCTTGAGTAGTTTTTCCTTAATCTCTGGATCACCCGCGATCGCCAGCAAAGTCGGCAACCAATCCAGATGACTGACAATTTCATTGGAGATCGTACCCGGTTCAATCACACCAGGCCAGCGAATCAGTTCAGGAACCCGAAAGGCTCCTTCCCAGTTCGTATTTTTTTCACTGCGAAAAGGAGTCATCCCTGCATCGGGCCAGGAATTCATGTGGGGGCCGTTATCGGTGCTATACATAACAAACGTATTATCCGTAATACCGAGAGCATCGAGATAATCGAGCAATTCACCCACACATTTATCGTGGTCAATCATCACATCGTGGTATTCCGACTGCCAACGTCCCGACTGCCCTAAACTCTCAGGTTTCGCATGGGTGCGGAAGTGCATATGGGTCGTATTAAACCAGACAAAGAAGGGAATATCGGCCTTGACTTGGCGATCGATAAAATCCTTAGCTTTCGCTAGAACTTCATCATCAATAGTTTGCATCCGCTTTTTAGTCAATGCGCCCGTATCAACAATGCTTTGGGTCCCGTCGGGGTTCGCTTTACAGTCCAGTACACCGCGTGGGCCAAAATTTTTCTTGTAATTGGGAAAATCAGCAGCAGGAGGATAGTCTCGTAGTTCGGGTTCTTCTTCGGCGTTGAGGTGATAGAGATTGCCGAAAAATTCATCAAAGCCGTGATTAGTCGGCAACATTTCATCTTTATCGCCCAGATGATTTTTACCAAATTGACCTGTGGCGTAACCCATCGGTTTCAGTAATTCGGCGATCGTGGGGTCTTCGGAACGCATTCCTAAATTGGCTCCAGGCATTCCGACTTTACTTAAGCCTGTGCGAAAAACGCATTGACCTGTAATAAAAGCCGATCGCCCTGCGGTACAACTTTGTTCGGCGTAGGAATCAGTGAATAGCATTCCTTCTTTAGCAATACGATCAATATTCGGGGTTTTGTAACCCATTAAGCCATGGGTGTAACAACTGAGATTGGATTGACCAATATCGTCACCCCAGATAATCAAAATATTGGGTTGTTTTGTTGACATTTTTGATTCCCCATTCAATATTAAATCGGAACTATTCGATTATAAATTAATAAGCGGTTTAGAAATCTAAAGATTTAATAATGACTCCAATAAAACTAATGAAGCCAATCACTAATAAGGCTACCCCAACAATTTCCGCGCTGTGAGACTCTTCGTAGGTATAGCGATCACGTTGAATTTGCTTCAATAATTGACGGTGTTCTTTCAATCCTAAAGCCATTCCTAACATTCCTGTGCCAATAAAAGCCAAACCGACAATTACCGAAAATCTGACAGGATCAACGTGATGAACCACTTCAGTACGCTCAATGGTTCTCACAATTGTAGGAATGCCAAAACCAAAACCAATCAGAGATAAAGAAGTACGAATCCAAGCCATTAAGGTACGGTCAGCGGCGGCTCGACTTCTATATTTAGCCAGTTCAGTGCGATCGCTGGCTAATTCATTAGTAGAAAGTGGCTTAGAGGGTTCAGGATCCTTAGGAAATTGATTCATAATTATTGCAACAAAAATAAGGGTTTAATGCTTATAAATAATCTATGATTATTCGTTTTTTGTTGAGACTGGGATTCTAATTCTTTGGTTAAAAAATGATTTAAAAAAGTTCGGATTAGGGCGACGATTCCAAGTTTGCCTAAAGAATCAAAGGAAGAACTTAAAGTTGTAGTAAGAATATCGGCCCCTAACTGAAATTCTAAAGCCATTACCAACCACATCCCAAATTCTAGTCGGATTTGCGAAAATTTGTTTGGGCCATGATGACGATTAAGGGTGATCGCGAGTTGTCCTATTTTTACGATCCCTAAGATAATACAAAATACAGCAATAGCTTCTAGTAAGAACTTAAACAAGGTAATAACCAGAGCTAATCCACCTTCTAAATGTTCCAATAACTCCACTAAGTTCACCTCATTTTCAACTAAATATTAGGTTGCTATTTTCAGTTTGTGCTTATACCAAATTGAATATAAAATGCCAAAAACAGATCCTAAAATTAGGTAAGCAATCAAAGTAGGAACAACTTGCTTTTGTATGTCATTTAAAACTGCAATAAATAAGGCTAAACCGACATTACGAGCAATACAGGAAATGGCTAAAATAGACCGTTTATCTCCATCAGAGCCGCCTAAAAAATGTCCAATTGCTAGAGATATAATGACCATAATTGTGATCGCAACGAGAGGTAATCCCCAAATTTTAAACATCAAAGGAAGCCCAACAATAGAGGCTAGAATAATCACCACTAAAAATAAACCATTGGAAACAATTGTTAACGGACGAGCGATTGCCTCTGCATACTTAGTCCCAAATTTTTGTAACAAAAGACCGAGAGAAACAGGCAAAAATTGTACTAGTGTGACTTGTCGTGCAACTTCTAAAATCTTTACTTTGTCTGGAATTCCTTGAAAGAAAACAGAAAAAATACTTAAGGTTACAGGGGTAATGATAACGGAAAGTAAAGCCAAAGTTAATTGAAGACTGGCCGAATAGCGAAATCTGGCTCCTGCCATTTGCGATCGCTTTGTGGTTAGAGGCGCACCAGGAGAAGCGGCTAAAAAAGCTAATCCGATCATGACTTCGGAGGGTAAATGGAACAACTTGAGCAGGATAACAACGACAAGCGGAACTAGTACTGCCACTGCGAAAAGTGCGCGAAAGAGTAAAGCAGGTTTTTGCCAAAAAGAGAGCATTTTCTCTAGGGAGAAATTAACCCCTGTCGATAACATTAGAGAAAAGATGGTAGCTTTGACAAGAAGCATTAAAAAAAGATGGTTCATCGTTTTAAGTTACCATTTTAATTTCAACTACCGACTGATGAAACTTAGAAAGTTTGATAAAAACTCAATCTTCCCACGCCCATATCAAAGCCAATGGGATTTGGCCCCGCAGGAAACGTTGTCACGGAAAATAAATAGGTTCCTGACACTGATGGATTTTGATTAGCTTCTAAGCGAATACTAAAGCCTGTTCCTGGTGGAATGGGAGGATCGAAAATGACAGCGATCGCCTGCGTTTTGGGATCTTGGCTGGCTTTTAAAGCGAAGGCTTGCCCCTGACTATTTTGAGTGCCTTGAAAAGCAGTGGTATTCGCTAAATTAAACTGGATCGTCTGAACATTAGGTTGGGGTTGAATGGTTACTTTTCCTAACGATTGAACAGAATTTTTAGGCAGATCAAACGTGAAATAGTAATGGGCATTGGGCCAGTTTATTCGGCTGTCGGGAGTTTCTGTTGTTACTAGGTTAGGTGGCTGACCTGTAAAAAAGGTGCTGTTTTCAGGAAAAGGTAAAGTTTGAGCGAATCCACTAGGAATAGATAAACTCAAACTGCTGATCGCGCTAATCGCAAATACTAAGAGACGCATAGAAAATTTATCACGCTTATCGTGCAGGGCCACCGTAACCGCCCGTCAGTCCAACCCCGCGAGTTCCTGCTCCGACTCCATGAAAACCAGGGCCAACCCCACCACCAGCACCAATCCAATCAATAAACAAAGCCGTTGCACCACCTGATTTTGGCAGTTCACCTTCAATAATTTTATACTTATAAATTAGGTCTTTGCCTTCCATCACAGGATTACTGATTTCGATCACAGCCAACGTATTTTCTTGATTGCTGCCTTCATAGACAGAGAGGGTGGCATTGGGAGGATCATTTTTAAAGTTGTCTGCCCCCGCTTTATCTGTCCATTCATCGAAATAGGCAGGCATAGTGAGATTTCCTGCTACTCGTTTCGGGCGATCAGAAAAATATAGAGTTTGGGGGTTAACATTGACTAAACGCAGGGTTTTATCTTTCGGGTTAGCCTTAAAATTTTCTGACGTTTGTACGAACATTAATTGTACTTTTTGATCAGAAGTACTTTCTTGTTTTATGGGCTTGCTCTGAGCAGAGCTAATAACAGGAAATGCCCAGGGAGTTATTGTCAATAGAGCAGTAACTAGAAAAAGAACAGGATGAGTCGAGTGTTGAATGAGTTTCATAGACTTCATGGTGAGATTGATCCTTAAAATTGATTGTGGTTAAAGGCCATCGCTCTCTCCCAATTCGAGAAAAAGCGATCGCCAATTCTGGTTTGTTTTAACTACTCGGAAACGTGATTGTTTCGTTGGGCAGATTCGAGTTTCTTGATGTCTTGCGGTGACAGTTGCGGGCGATCGAGTTTCACCGTCAACTTGTTGAGCTTGCCAGTGAAAGCGAATGGCGGCTGATAATCTGCGTCGTTAACGCCGGTCAAGGTATCGGAGCCAATGTCGAAGCTCTCGTCCCATTGCAGGATCATCGGCAGGGTCTTGGGCATCGTCTTAGTAGCCACCACATTGCCGTCAACTTTGAGCGTACCAACGCCAGGTCGTCCAACACCGGAGAAGTCATTGAAAGCAAGGGTGCCGGCCCCGAGACCATCGTACTTGAAGTCGAACTCCACAGTGTGCTTGCCAGGGGAGAGCGCCTCGGTTCCCTCCCATTTTAGTCGCTCCAGGTCAACCATATTCCAGAGCCACACCGGTTTACCCTTGAGTAGGTAAAAGCCATAGCCACCAAAGCGTCCGCCGGAGGTCAGCATGATACCCTCCGCACCACCTTGGGGCACCTCAATGTCCGCCGTGACGGAATAGGAGGTGTTGAGCAGGAGTGGTGAATCGCCCTGGGGCAGGCCGACCATCGGCCGGGTGTAAACGAACTCGCTACGGCCTGCGGTGATGTTGGGTCGAGGTGCGACGATGCGGGCCGCCACCGAGGCATCCAATGGGAAGACCTGGTGTTTCCGGGCCTCGGCAACGAACTCCTGCCTCATTTCCTTCACCTTCTGCGGGTTTTGCGCCGCAATGTCTTGAGCTTGGGTGAATTCATTGTTCAGGTTGTAGAGCTGGAATACTTGGTTGTTGAGCGGATCGGGATTAGCGGGGCCAAATGCGTCCCAGGGAGCGCGATTTACCTTAGTGCTGAGTACCCAACCGTCCTTATATAACGCCCACTGGCCCATCATTTCAAAGTACTGAGTAGTGTGACGCGAAGGGGCCTTGGCGTTCTTAGAGTCGAAGGTGTAGAGGAAACTGGTGCCTTCAATCGGCGACTGCCGGATGCCGTCAACCACTTCGGGGGGTCGGATGCCAGCGGCTTCGAGGATTGTCGGCACGACATCGATCACATGGACAAACTGCTGGCGCAAAGCACCTTTATCCTTAATGCGCGCCGGCCACGACACCACCATGTTCTGGTTAATGCCGCCCAGCCGCGACGCATTTTGTTTGAACCAGTCAAATGGGGTATCGAAGGCCCACGACCAGCCAGCAGACATATGGTTGTAGGTCTGCTCAGTACCCCAAACATCATAAAACTTCAGCTGTACATCGGCGGGCAATTTATTCAAGCCATTGAAGAAAGCCACCTCGTTTGGCGTACCCAGAGGGCCCCCCTCGGCACTGGTCCCGTTGTCGCCGTTGATGTAGATGATTAGTGTGTTGTCGAGCTTGCCGAGATCCTGGAATTGCTGAACCACTCGCCCGATCTCGTGATCGCTATAGGCGGCGTAGGCGGCGAAGACCTCGACCTGACGAATGAAGAGCTTCTTCTCGTCAGCCGTGAGTTGATCCCACGGTTTCAGGATGTCACTGGGCCAGGGCGTTAACTTGGCATCCTGGGGAATTACGCCGAGTTTCTTCTGGTTCTCAAAGATGCGTTCCCGCAGTTTTTCATAGCCGTCGTCAAACAAGTGCAGGTTGTGAATTTTATCCACCCATTCTTTGGTCGGATGGTGCGGTGCATGGGTGGCGCCAGGGGCGTACTTGATGAAGATCGGCTTGCTTGGACTGATCTGATTCATTCGCGTCATGTAGTCGATCGCATCGTCAGCCATGGCGGTGATCAGGTTCCAACTGCCTTCCTGACCCTTGAAGGGATAAATCTGCGTCGTGTTGCGGAATAGGTTGGGTTGCCACTGGTTAGCATCGCCACCGACAAAGCCATAGAAGTACTCGAAGCCCATGCCGGTCGGCCACTGGTCAAAGGGGCCAACCTGACTGGCCTGGAACGCGGGCACATTGTGATCCTTACCAAACCAAGCGGTGGAATAGCCGTTGTCCTTTAGTATTCGGCCAATCGTCGCTTTGTCTCGTTCAATGATGCTGTTATAGCCGGGGAAGCCGGTGGACTGCTCAGAAATCACGCCAAACCCGGCAGAGTGATGATTACGTCCGGTAATCAGCGCCGCCCGTGTCGGTGAACACAATGCCGTCGAGAACATCCGGTTATAACGCAGGCCCTCTCTGGCAATGCGATCCATGGTCGGGGTTGGAATCACTCCGCCGAAGGTGCTCGGTACGCCGAACCCAGCGTCGTCAGTGATGATCAGCAGTACGTTGGGGGCATCCTGGGGCGGTACAATGCG contains:
- a CDS encoding extracellular solute-binding protein; protein product: MFALLTPVRDILAIAKKQLKTEFSFKKWLTWRYLLLLLVFSLTCITACSNEEVPLTGNQLQGNLLIWHSLEPEAAKLINDSFQEFEQLNPNVKIQSIHLPKEQIISKFIGQSQKGFGASALIELNRNLPALIESKRLRAIAPAEMDLNRYFPANIQQIRYQDKLYGIPLKSSTQVLCYNQAKLQNSDNSSLSQPPKTLDELIERAKKGYSIGMVSNFEDTFWGIGNFGGYLVNDQGQIEISLAAWSKWLTWLKQAVTQRNFVILRTDHKILDKAFLKGFLTYYVCNSSEIATFKKILKENLKVALLPGNKPFKATPFLYTETLMINRSTSDNESALAIALGKFLTNPEHQLQGIVQTESLIPTNRQVLMDQAFLPIESVLLEQAKTAVAIRLDNLAKILPSFDVAESLYQSAIAGEISTEQAAQELTELINRQLGLTMKPTSSSPTH
- a CDS encoding alpha/beta hydrolase — encoded protein: MPVQAAEKLFFIYNPLNFSVEISSLELFAKEGKINKNLEFYLQFTTPEQKAAFREALTKKIDLSPVVVSRFFNTSIGEDILTRLGRGITIQGGSNGKSALRAALVQAAFDPQGFTLINVLKKLPTNMQFQGELLLGFAQEANKFILATETLISELRQLTAQEAATDRPVDYSQLTDLRQVGPYKVTKQVWNLTDKSRDRSFYVDVYIPQSTDGKRPVVVFSHGLASRPEDYGQALERLASYGFLVAAPQHPGSDSIWAKEVLEGYHRDAFDLNDFINRPKDISFVIDELERRNAAEFQNRLDLQNVGMGGHSFGGYTALAIAGAEIDFDYLKQECDQLYGGVNIALLLECRALDLPRQTYNFRDNRVKAVFAANPVNRGIFGPKGLSKITIPIMLGSGSYDPAAPPALEQAASFTWLGSPKKYWAMVEGQAHVNFSELDAGLSKSIETVTQLTLPSQNLITDYTAAIEISFFEVYINQNEKFRPYLQSAYAEYLSQGEQFKLDFISQASVQKLIDAIKKFKQENP
- a CDS encoding arylsulfatase, giving the protein MSTKQPNILIIWGDDIGQSNLSCYTHGLMGYKTPNIDRIAKEGMLFTDSYAEQSCTAGRSAFITGQCVFRTGLSKVGMPGANLGMRSEDPTIAELLKPMGYATGQFGKNHLGDKDEMLPTNHGFDEFFGNLYHLNAEEEPELRDYPPAADFPNYKKNFGPRGVLDCKANPDGTQSIVDTGALTKKRMQTIDDEVLAKAKDFIDRQVKADIPFFVWFNTTHMHFRTHAKPESLGQSGRWQSEYHDVMIDHDKCVGELLDYLDALGITDNTFVMYSTDNGPHMNSWPDAGMTPFRSEKNTNWEGAFRVPELIRWPGVIEPGTISNEIVSHLDWLPTLLAIAGDPEIKEKLLKGHQAGNKTFKVHLDGYNLVPYLKGEVEKSPRLEYFYFSDDGNLMALRYDHWKTVFMEQRVQGTCQIWAEPFVVLRVPKLFNLRTDPYERADITSNTYWDWMFDHIPLVLAAQPLVAQFISTFEEFPPRQKAASFTVDQVMEKIMDGITSH
- a CDS encoding DUF202 domain-containing protein, with translation MNQFPKDPEPSKPLSTNELASDRTELAKYRSRAAADRTLMAWIRTSLSLIGFGFGIPTIVRTIERTEVVHHVDPVRFSVIVGLAFIGTGMLGMALGLKEHRQLLKQIQRDRYTYEESHSAEIVGVALLVIGFISFIGVIIKSLDF
- a CDS encoding DUF1622 domain-containing protein, which translates into the protein MELLEHLEGGLALVITLFKFLLEAIAVFCIILGIVKIGQLAITLNRHHGPNKFSQIRLEFGMWLVMALEFQLGADILTTTLSSSFDSLGKLGIVALIRTFLNHFLTKELESQSQQKTNNHRLFISIKPLFLLQ
- a CDS encoding DUF2808 domain-containing protein, translating into MALHDKRDKFSMRLLVFAISAISSLSLSIPSGFAQTLPFPENSTFFTGQPPNLVTTETPDSRINWPNAHYYFTFDLPKNSVQSLGKVTIQPQPNVQTIQFNLANTTAFQGTQNSQGQAFALKASQDPKTQAIAVIFDPPIPPGTGFSIRLEANQNPSVSGTYLFSVTTFPAGPNPIGFDMGVGRLSFYQTF
- a CDS encoding arylsulfatase produces the protein MLSKLKSLLKYLLPGHFQPIFAGFLSLVMVMTSSFWWFPVLAQKINGVPGSPSATMSISGEQLPAPAPKFGGVIKDDALQSKPWWAPRIVPPQDAPNVLLIITDDAGFGVPSTFGGVIPTPTMDRIAREGLRYNRMFSTALCSPTRAALITGRNHHSAGFGVISEQSTGFPGYNSIIERDKATIGRILKDNGYSTAWFGKDHNVPAFQASQVGPFDQWPTGMGFEYFYGFVGGDANQWQPNLFRNTTQIYPFKGQEGSWNLITAMADDAIDYMTRMNQISPSKPIFIKYAPGATHAPHHPTKEWVDKIHNLHLFDDGYEKLRERIFENQKKLGVIPQDAKLTPWPSDILKPWDQLTADEKKLFIRQVEVFAAYAAYSDHEIGRVVQQFQDLGKLDNTLIIYINGDNGTSAEGGPLGTPNEVAFFNGLNKLPADVQLKFYDVWGTEQTYNHMSAGWSWAFDTPFDWFKQNASRLGGINQNMVVSWPARIKDKGALRQQFVHVIDVVPTILEAAGIRPPEVVDGIRQSPIEGTSFLYTFDSKNAKAPSRHTTQYFEMMGQWALYKDGWVLSTKVNRAPWDAFGPANPDPLNNQVFQLYNLNNEFTQAQDIAAQNPQKVKEMRQEFVAEARKHQVFPLDASVAARIVAPRPNITAGRSEFVYTRPMVGLPQGDSPLLLNTSYSVTADIEVPQGGAEGIMLTSGGRFGGYGFYLLKGKPVWLWNMVDLERLKWEGTEALSPGKHTVEFDFKYDGLGAGTLAFNDFSGVGRPGVGTLKVDGNVVATKTMPKTLPMILQWDESFDIGSDTLTGVNDADYQPPFAFTGKLNKLTVKLDRPQLSPQDIKKLESAQRNNHVSE